Below is a window of Dictyostelium discoideum AX4 chromosome 1 chromosome, whole genome shotgun sequence DNA.
CAGTTGAGGATTGTGAAAGTAACAAAGAAAAGGGATGTTATTTGGAGGGTGAAAACTGTATTCTCTCAAAATGTAagttttttactttttttatttttaatttattaaccagaaatattaatatttttttttttcaaatatttaccaaaaaaaaaaaaaaaataaaaaaaaaaaatttatttagtcCATTGTTCATCAATCCACAATGAATTTGATTGCACCATCGAAAATTGTGCATGGAAAGATGGAAAAtgtgaaaattaaattcttttattaattttttaacaataaattattgatgaaattttaatcatttaattattattttatttaattttctttttttttttttttttttttttttttttttttttttttttttttttgattagatttaaaaataaaaatttaaaataatattagatttttaagttttagttttttattagaaattTGGTTAACTTTCTTCaaggtatttttaaaaaaaaaaaaaaaaataaaaaataaaaaataataactttttttaaaggtAAAAATAGAAGAAAGAAggatttttttctttttgagaGGTTTTataactattaaaaaaataattataatttttaaaaatgatatggTGTCAACTTTATGTTTGGCCTGACActgttttatatttttttatgaaaaaaatatttcaagtaaaataatttttttgttttttttttcacaaccAACCGAATTTAATCTCCTGTTATTTGCACCAGATCGtcaaaaagtaaaaaaaaaaatattatttttcattgcGATATccatttccaaaaaaaaaaaaaaatcaaatgctaaacaaagttttattttaatttttaaactttttttttttattttacattttttgtaaatgttaaaaaaaaaaaaaaacaatcagtttaagaatttgttttttgttttgtaagtaataataataataataataataataataataataataataataataataataataaaaataataataataataataataataataataataataataataataataataataataatagtaatttaaaataattaataaaaaaaaattaaacaaaaaaaaaaaaaaaaaaaaaaaacaaaaaaatcaaattgaaaTATCTATTAATCCAAAGCCAAATTTTTCATTGAAAaccaaaaatttaaattctttttttttcaggtaaccaagaaaaaaaaaaaaaaaaatataaaaaaaaaaattttgtaaaaaaaaatataaattaaatatttaaatcaaagcaaattaaataaattaatatataaataaattaaaatttgaaaatgacaGGTATGATTtcatatataatttttttttttttttttgaaaataattaaaatagttaaactaataattttacatCCAAAAGAATATATAATTGAAGCAGgaaaatcacaaaaaaatgttaaaaccAATCCAAACCCATCAGCGACATCAATTAACATAGAAAATTTGAGTAAAAGTGATGATGGAagaattagaattatttCAACAGTGagtttgaaaatttatttaattttttttttttttttaaaaaaatattaaaaactaatcaatatttatttatttattttttttttctaaattaaaGTCATTCCCTATGGAAGAGGATTTTATTTCTCCTATTTCCAAAAtaaccattaaaaaaaaatataataaaaatccaattgaaataatgaatttaggTACAacagttttaaaaatatcaattgaataaaaaataaaaaaaataaaaaaaaaagaaaaaaaatgttatataataaataaaacaaaaatatgtaaaattaaaaaaaaggactggaaaaaaataaaatagttaTCCTTTGtacaataaatattaaataaaaaaaaatttaacaaatgtTTAAACTAGTTGtgtttttgtattttatgttttttttttttttttttattatttatttattttgtttattattttcatttttgagAAACATTTAAAATGTTATTAATGTTACCTCTATCGTCAgttaaaattggtttttggGGATCATATTCCCAATTTCCATCGATAACAAATTTGTATTCGTACCTACCAGGCGCCAAGCGAACAACGACTGACCTTATCTGTGTTTCGCTGGTACTATCTGAGCATTTCTCTTCAATTCTCGACAAATCTATTGTTTGAGGCGGGGTATTCAATTGTGGATCATAGGTCAAGAGTACTCTTTTATCCCAATTTAGGAATGATCCAGTCAATTGAATAACATGACCACTATATGGCCATGTAAAAGTAATGGGTACTAATATTTCTGCatcttttgataataataataaattattactacttaaattattaatgttattattattattattattattattattattattattattattattattattggtattaattaaattattattattagaactATTATTGGCaatattgttaatattattactattattattattattaataatattattattgccactattattactaatagtattattattattattattattattattattagatgcGATAGAAACAAAATcgttatcaatttcattattttgaataccatctttttcatttggtAAAGATCCAACTAAACTACTTGTTAAAATATCTTGGTTATTCCCAATAGCTAAGCCattgttaataatattgCCATGTGAATTagtgttgttgtttgttgaATTCAAACCATTATTTCCATTAATATCGTTGTTATTTGAATTTCCAATAATACCACCAATTATATTGGtggtattattgttattattcaatgttgatgttggtactgatgttgatgttggagTAGTTGATATTATGGCtgatggtgttggtgttgttattGGTgctattgttgttgatgaggttggtgttgttggtgttggggTTGTATTATTTACTGATGATGTTGCAGTAGTGGTGGAGGAAgtgattgaattattattagaattattattaatattattattattattattattattattattattattattattattattattattattattattattattattattattattattattgttattggtggtggtgttgttattggtggtgttgttggtgttgttgttggtgttgttggtgttgttggtgttgttggtgttgttgttgttggtattgctggtattgttggtgttgttgttgttagtGTTAGTGCTTGTGTTTGTGtttgtgttgttgttgttgttggtgttgttgttgttgttgttgttgttgttgttgttgttgttgttgttgttgttgttgttgttgttgttggtgttgttattgttattattattattattattattattattattattagtattattattattattattattattattattattattattattattattattattattattatcattacaatttgatactaatttattattgtttgatGAATCATTATCCAAAGTGTTGGAATTATCAGAATCTGGAATGATATCAATAATTGAAGAACTAGACTCACAAAACATTAATTCTTCAATATTACTAGAGACGTTACAGTTTTTATAGGTTAGAATCTTCTTTTTAAATGCTAATTCAACCATGGACGTAATTACAGCCAAAGGCATTTCTCTAATTTCATTTGGTCctgattcttttaaaaatgttgcAAAACCATATCTACCATTTCTTGAAATTGGAtgtgatgattttaaaaagctTTCCAATTGTCTCCAAGTATGTGGTAAAAAGAAATCGGGGTTTGGAACTGATGGATCTATACCTTCGAATCTACCAGTGGATGGATATAAAACACGGGTTGGCTTCTCACCATCGATAATAAGTGAACCAGATAATGCAATTGGTAATACAATCAAATCGAAATTATAACATGGGTATCCAAGtgttttcattctttttaaaatttgagaTTCTGTTGGTctaaaataatctttttttaaactctCCAATGTCTTTAAAAGATGAGATAGAATCTTTTTAGTACTTGCagttaaatcaatatttgttCTATTTTCTAATGAATAAACTGGAAAAGCccatctaaaaataaaaataaaaaaaagtaaaattaaattaatacctctattatttttaattggtgagtggttttaaaaataattatcataATACTTACAAAATTTGTCTAATTTCTCTAACAACAATTAAACCCAAAGCTTGAGCatcatataaataattgtttaatttagTATAACcaattttattgattaaaGAGTAGGGAAGTTTAATACCAATCTCTGAAAAGGTTAATTTACGATGCTCACTCTTATCTAAAAGATCTAAAAGTGGATAAAATCTTGATAATGTATCCTTTAAGAATGCAGAGTTACTTGCCggaataatttcaaatgtattatttatatctgATACATTATTTGTTGATCTTGGTGATATAATTGGACTTGTATTTGTTGGTGATATAACTTTTCCTTttgatttcttctttttcttattattattattattattattattattattattattattattattattattattattattattattattattattattattattattattatcattgttgttgtttttgttattcgtattattattattattattattattattatttaaattaatactattacttcttaaattaataaatgtattatttatattattactacttgaTGAAAGATCcatagaattaaaattattttcaatttgagGAGAGATACTGACAGGTTCATCAAATTcgaaatcattatcaatatcattaccAATTGTATCTTTTGAAATATCAATTCTTTCAACTGGATCAATATATGACGTTGGAATTATTGGTAATGATCTTTGATAATGTTGAGATGATTGATCTTCAGTAATTATTGCgcaatcatcattttcagCACCGTTtacattaatattattggcaaataatgataatacagATTCAATTTCGAAATTATCTTCTTTATAAAATGAGTTTTGCTCTTGCTCttcattgtttttattattattatcatcatcatcatatgaAGAATCATCTTCATTGTTATCAATATCGTTTTCATTGTCAACTGTATCCATTTCAAATTGTTGCTCTGATTGGTTCTCAAATTCCAATACACTATTCTTTGAATGTGGTGAATTTAATGTGTCATCTGGTGGTGAAGATGATTCTTTATCTCCACCTGttatttgtttcttttcaattgaatcatgTGGTTGCACTTCCTCTTGAATAACCTTTTGTGGGATTTGTTGTGCTGTCacatgttgttgttgctgttgctgttgttgttgctgttgttgttgctgctgttgttgctgctgttgatgttgatattgttgaacACTTTGTTGAGTTGGTGTTTGTTGTGGTACCTGTGGTGTATGTTGTTGTGACTGTTGTTGGAATGGTGATTGATTagattgatgttgatgttggtattgttgttgatgatgatattgattttgtACATGTGGATTATTATGTTGTGAgaaattttgaatattattactttgaTTTTTGATAGCCTgaatatttgtattatttaatgatcttgttaaattattcttttgttgttggtggtgatgaagatgatgaagatgttgttgttgttgttgttgttgttgttgttgttgttgttgttgttgttgttgttgttgttgttgtggttggtATTGGTATGGTTGTTGGTTTTGGCTTAAATTTTGGCTATGGTAGTGatattgttgctgttgttgttgttgttgttgctgttgctgttgttgttgttgttgttgttgttgttgttgttgttgttgttgttgttgttgttgttgttgttgttgttgttgttgttgttgttgttgttgatactGAACTACTTGTTGAGGATGTTgtgattgatttaataaaggTGGTGAATTTGGTGCTTTAATAGTACCTTTTAATAAAGATATCCATTCATATGAAGCGGTTGcagaatattttaaaacgTCAGAAGCATGAGTTGAATGAATTAAGAATACTTGATATCTTCTAAATGTTAAAGTATTTAAAACGTTTGAAAAATCTCTATCACCTGAAATTAAAACGATACAATGAGGTGGTTTATTATCgattaccaatttcaaaatctcTACCAATATAGCGATATCAGAtgcatttgatttatttctAGTGACATCGTGTAATAGTACACCACATTCTTGTAGATTGGATCTTAACTCATCTTTAATTAACTTTAAATTGGCAAATGCTGATATATTCTTTAGCACACCTCTTTGTAATGCAAATGATCTAATTGCATTTACAACATGAATaccttttaaatttgatggaACTGCACAATTCTCTAAATCCCAAAATACATTAACTGGTAAATCTGGTTGCattctattttattattatttattatctattatttataaagcgttgattattttttatttgtgaaGGGACCCACCAGTGCTATCATTAATAcctggttaaaaaaaaaaaaaaataattatgttttttttttttttttttttaaatttttttattattattattatgagtatttaataattttacaaatctaatgaaaaaaataattttaaaataaataaacaaaaaaaataaaaaaataataataatattaaattatttattattgttataaaaattgaagagaaaaaaaaaaaaaaaaaaaaaaaaagagtaatTAAACCAATAAAACACTTTTATTGGTTGTACACCCTAGTaactttattatattatttgtattattgatattatttgtattattgatattatttttatttttattatttatgcTTGTATTTGTGtgagtaaaaaaaaaaaaaataaaaaaaaaaaatataaaaaaaataaaaataaaaaaaataaaaaaatgaaaaaaaatgaaagaaaaaaaaaattaaaaaaaattaaaaaaaaaggtttcaccccaaattaaattaaattaattattgaagaaaaaaaaaaaaaaaaaataaaataaagtgaaagatattttttttatttattcgattatggaaataaaaaaatatgtttaaaaaataaaataaaaaataaaaaaaaaaataaaaaatttttttgaagatattttttttttttttttttttgtttttcttttaaaaaattttaatttaatttattaaaagattttagaAGAGTAAGAAAAAGTATGTTTTATACGATCTAAAATATTTCTCTTCCAACCTTCTTCAGTTTTTTCAAACTCGTCAATTGGAATTCCAGTTTGAACGATTTCAACATTTGTTAAAGGTTTACCATCAACACTGAATGTAATGGTAACTTGAGATTCGACACCTTTACTCCAATTATCCAATCTCCAAGTTTGAACAATCTTTGAGCCTGGtgataaagttttatttacaCCTTGAATACTACCACcatataatgaaaatttaccgccttcttcattttcaaaagtaCAATCACTTTGAGTGAATGctcttaatttattaatgtttACAAATACATCATATGCATCCATTGGTGAACATTGGAattcttcttttaatttcaatgttTTAGTAGTTGGTTTTTTAGTTGGtgttgaattaaaaataacagTTGATGATGTTACCTTTGGTACtgtattggtggtggtggtagtgttGGTAGTAGTGTTGgcagtttgttgttgttgtgattgttcaacttgtttttttgaaacaaattctttttttaataatttaataaattcttgACATTGTGATTGTACAAATGGTACACCGTGTGACTTAAGTAAAGATTGAACCATGTTTATGGATTGTTtagtttcatcattatcgGCAGTGGTATTGATAGTGTATCTTACAGTTGGGGCTTCGTCACCATTCTCGTCGGAAATATATGGTACTGTGAATTCACCAGAGATGGTTTTCTTTTGAGTTATTATTGGTTCTGCTGGTTTACCGTCGTCATCCTCCTCGTCAATATCATCTGCAGCGCCTTTAGATTTAGtggttggtggtggtggtaaaacCTTTTTAGGTTTGAAAACGACTTCCCAATTCATTTTAACATCTAGTTCATATAAAAAGATGGTTTTACCTTTACGATTATTTGCTGTACATTCACCTGAAACAACTGGAGTTGATGAGATTTTGAATGTATATTCATCTGTTTCTTGAATAACCTTTTTATCGAATAATCCACCAATTGTATTCTTACTCCATGGTAAACAATCTTTCTCTGACC
It encodes the following:
- the ahsa gene encoding activator of Hsp90 ATPase family protein — translated: MAKVGEGDPRWIVENREDGHNVNGWHWSEKDCLPWSKNTIGGLFDKKVIQETDEYTFKISSTPVVSGECTANNRKGKTIFLYELDVKMNWEVVFKPKKVLPPPPTTKSKGAADDIDEEDDDGKPAEPIITQKKTISGEFTVPYISDENGDEAPTVRYTINTTADNDETKQSINMVQSLLKSHGVPFVQSQCQEFIKLLKKEFVSKKQVEQSQQQQTANTTTNTTTTTNTVPKVTSSTVIFNSTPTKKPTTKTLKLKEEFQCSPMDAYDVFVNINKLRAFTQSDCTFENEEGGKFSLYGGSIQGVNKTLSPGSKIVQTWRLDNWSKGVESQVTITFSVDGKPLTNVEIVQTGIPIDEFEKTEEGWKRNILDRIKHTFSYSSKIF